The Arachis hypogaea cultivar Tifrunner chromosome 16, arahy.Tifrunner.gnm2.J5K5, whole genome shotgun sequence genome contains a region encoding:
- the LOC112757420 gene encoding uncharacterized protein: MATRGRGRTRTRESRNEQPADNHAKFMAAMANLANTMEANAAVTLQAVQRLDQPVGNGNGNGEGNANDNAEGNGDNTRGVSMTLATFLKVHPPTFRRSTNPIEADHWFQAMERALQVQRVPLNQYVEFAAYQLAGEAQRWWQAECRLLQLQNADIPWEVFQTAFYKKYFPESAREVKEMELMHLKQGSLSMADYTSKFEELCRFSRVCQGALETYKSWKCIKYQRGLKDSIMTDVAPMEIRVFSDLVNKARVVEEYAKTVAASKDTHGGSSSRGHGKYFQPRGQSFKRGGYAPQGQGGFRKNTHDQIQHGKGRGNQSKSSSDLVCGRCERFHPYDSCKIGIGGCFNCGFPGHFARDCTRGKNQSAGQGQHQGRVFAVNAKDASKADLLIRGICLIGDKSLVALYDTRASHSFISFAKVEELGLKVSELPFDLHVHTPHQTVMTRSGCRQVGFKLEDRDFVHDLICLPMVGLEIILGFDWLLKNRVLLDFFERTIRFMPERENGAVVATRYYLNSVMVHCSGEECQGYILLAANMLGDAQNLDQIPVVRDFPEVFPEDIPEFPSQRKIEFAIELVPGAGPVSIAPYRMAPIELEKLKTQLEELLNKRFIQPSVSSWGAPVLLVKKKDGGMQLCVDYRQLNKVTVKNKYPLPRIDDLMDQLQGAGVIFKIDLRSDYHQIRKKKDDIPKTTFRTCYGH, from the coding sequence aTGGCCACTCGCGGGCGAGGTCGAACACGTACCCGAGAAAGTAGGAATGAGCAACCAGCTGACAATCATGCCAAATTCATGGCGGCAATGGCAAATCTCGCTAATACCATGGAAGCTAATGCTGCTGtgactctgcaagctgtgcagaggttagACCAACCGGTGGGGAATGGCAATGGGAATGGAGAAGGAAATGCCAATGATAATGCTGAGGGAAACGGCGATAACACGAGAGGAGTTTCGATGACCTTGGCGACGTTCCTCAAGGTTCATCCGCCAACTTTCCGAAGATCCACTAATCCTATTGAAGCGGATCactggtttcaggctatggagcgtGCTTTACAGGTGCAGCGTGTTCCTCTCAATCAATATGTCGAGTTTGCCGCTTATCAGCTAGCGGGAGAGGCCCAGCGCTGGTGGCAAGCAGAGTGTCGCTTGCTACAACTTCAGAACGCCGACATTCCATGGGAGGTGTTCCAAACGGCCTTCTACAAGAAATACTtccctgagtctgcaagggaagtAAAGGAGATGGAACTAATGCACCTGAAGCAAGGTTCCCTGTCTATGGCAGATTACACTAGCAAGTTTGAGGAACTCtgtaggttttctagggtatgtCAAGGTGCCCTGGAAACTTACAAGAGCTGGAAGTGCATTAAGTACCAGAGGGGTTTAAAGGATAGTATTATGACTGAtgtggctcctatggagatcCGTGTCTTCTCTGACTTGGTGAACAAGGCTAGAGTAGTGGAAGAATACGCCAAGACCGTGGCGGCATCCAAGGACACTCATGGAGGGAGCTCTAGTCGGGGGCATGGCAAGTATTTTCAACCTAGAGGTCAAAGCTTCAAGAGAGGAGGATATGCGCCTCAAGGTCAAGGAGGCTTTAGAAAAAACACCCATGATCAAATTCAGCATGGCAAAGGGAGAGGAAATCAGAGTAAGAGTTCTTCGGATTTAGTTTGTGGTCGTTGTGAACGTTTTCATCCATATGACTCTTGCAAGATTGGTATAGGTGGGTGCTTCAACTGTGGCTTTCCTGGTCATTTTGCGAGGGATTGCACACGTGGGAAGAACCAGAGTGCGGGTCAAGGTCAGCACCAGGGGCGAGTCTTTGCTGTGAATGCCAAGGATGCTTCCAAGGCGGATCTGTTGATAAGAGGTATATGTCTAATTGGTGATAAGTCCTTAGTTGCATTATATGATACTAGAGCTTCGCATTCGTTTATTTCAtttgctaaagttgaggaatTAGGCTTGAAAGTGTCTGAGTTACCATTTGATCTGCATGTACATACTCCGCATCAGACAGTTATGACTAGGTCAGGTTGTAGACAAGTAGGTTTCAAGCTCGAGGATAGAGactttgtgcatgatttgatctGTTTACCAATGGTGGGGCTAGAGATCATTTTAGGGTTTGATTGGTTGTTAAAGAATCGGGTTTTGTTGGATTTCTTTGAACGGACAATTCGGTTTATGCCGGAAAGAGAAAATGGAGCAGTGGTAGCTACGAGGTATTACCTGAACTCTGTAATGGTGCATTGTAGTGGGGAGGAGTGTCAGGGCTATATTCTGTTGGCTGCTAATATGTTGGGTGATGCCCAGAACTTGGATCAGATACCGGTGGTTAGAGATTTTCCTGAGGTATTCCCAGAAGATATCCCTGAGTTCCCATCTCAAAGGAAAATTGAATTTGCGATTGAATTGGTGCCGGGAGCCGGACCAGTGTCGATTGCGCCGTATAGAATGGCTCCGATAGAGTTGGAAAAGttaaagactcagttggaagagcttTTGAACAAGAGGTTCATTCAACCGAGTGTATCAtcgtggggagcgccagttttattggtgaagaagaaagatggaggaaTGCAATTGTGTGTGGATTATAGACAGTTGAACAAAGTGACGGTGAAGAACAAGTACCCGctgccaaggatagatgacttgatggatcaattgcaaggagctggagtgATTTTCAAGATCGATTTGAGATCCGATTACCATCAGATAAGGAAGAAAAAGGATGATATTCCTAAGACAACGTTTAGAACATGCTATGGACACTAA